Genomic DNA from Bryobacter aggregatus MPL3:
GACGCGCGAACCAACGGCCCGGGAGGCAAGCACTTTTCGTGGAAGTGTCTCCACATTGCGGAGTTCGTTCAAGATAGAAAAATACTCGACAGCCGGAGAGAGCTGGGTTGCGCCACTGGTTGCGCGCAGGCCAAAGATGTTGTCGTTGAAGCTGAGTGCCGATACGGGCGCGCCGTACTCGAAGACCCCATCATCGGCAGCCCATCCATTGGGGATCGGATCCAATTTGTACATCGAGTCGTCGCCGACAATCTGGCCGCGGATGAATCGCACTCCACGCTCTCGCAACTGCCGTGCGAGTTCCCGCAAGGGAAGCAGGCGGTCTTCGGCAAACGGATTCTCCTGCTGGTAGGGATGGCGGCGGGAGGAGAGCGATGGATCTCCTCCTCCCTGCAGAATCAGATCTCCCGCAAGCGATCCCTGCGTATCAATCGGGGTGGCGCTGAGCACCCGGGTGGTGAAGCGATGTTCTGTCCCGAGCGTTTCGAGCGCAAAGGCGGTGGAGAACAGCTTCATGTTTGAGGCGGGAACAAAGTACTGGTCGGCGTTCATCGAGACCAGAACACGGCCGGTCTTCAGTTGCACCGCATGAATGCCCCAATGCACACGAGGGTTACGCTTGAGGATGGACTGTACGGCAGACGGCAGTTTCTGCGCATTGGCTAGCACAACTTCGAGGAGTAAGATGAAGAAAATGCGGAACATACGGAGATTTCTTATTGTGACGGCATTTGCTACGGCCTGGGGACAGCCCAGTCAGAAGCAAGTGGTCCCAAGTGGAATTCCAGCGCGGCCTGCGGCGACAGACTACCCGCAGCATGCCGATCTGCGACAGATTCAGATCGCCTCCGAGTACATGGGCCGCAGCTTTGCTGCCGTGTCTCCTGGCAAGAATGTCCGCCAGAAAACGGCGCTCTTTGATGCGGATCGCTTCATCGTTGTGGAAGTGGGCATTTTTGCTCCGAAGGATGCTCCGGCGGAGTTGAATCTCTCTGATTTTCAACTCATCGTCGACCGTCAACGGCTCTCTCCTACGCCCCCCGGCATTGTGGCGGCTAGCTTGCGCAACGCGGCTGCAGACCCCCTGCGCCGCCGTCTCGAATCGACTGGGGGCGTTGGCAATATCGATGTCAATACCGGTAAGCCGGGCCGCGTTCCGGCGCCTGGCAGCGCAAGTAACGATGTGATTCTGCGGGGATGGGATGCGGCTGTTGAGAGTTCGCTTCCTGAAGGAAAGCTGATGGGAACCCGCGCCGGAAATCTCTTCTTTTCCTTCCCAGGCAAGACGGCAAAGGTGAAGTCGATGGTGTTGGAATACAGTGGCGAGAGAGAGCCAATTCAACTCAAGCTTCGCTGAAGTACAATGAGAGATTCGGCCAATGCCTTCATTCACTTTCCGTGTCCAACGGCGACTTGCCGCCTATAGGCGAATGTTGCGGGAGCTCGGCCTAGTTGCCAAGGGTCTCGCCTCGACAGACCATATCGTGCAAGCGCACATCGTGCCGATTCGCCGCTGTAATATCGATTGCGGCTACTGCAATGAGTACGACGATTTTTCAAAGCCAGTCCCTACTGAGGTGATGCTCGAGCGAGTGCGTCATCTGGGGAGGTTGGGCACAACACTCATCACGATCAGTGGTGGCGAACCGTTGCTCCATCCAGACCTGGATGAAATCATTCGTGAGATCAAGAAGACCGGCGCCATTGCCGGCATGATCACGAACGGTTATCTCCTGGTCGAAGACCGCATCAAGCGGCTTAATGCCGCCGGTCTCGACCATCTTCAGATTTCCATCGACAACATCATGCCCGATGAAGTTTCTAAGAAGAGCCTCAAGGTGCTCGACAAGAAACTGCAGTGGCTTGCCCAGTTTGCGATGTTCCATGTCAACATCAACAGCGTTGTCGGTGCCGGTGTCAAGAACCCCGAAGACGCTTACGTGATTGCGCAGCGCGCGCACGAACTCGAACTGAGTTCGACGGTTGGAAT
This window encodes:
- the dacB gene encoding D-alanyl-D-alanine carboxypeptidase/D-alanyl-D-alanine-endopeptidase, yielding MFRIFFILLLEVVLANAQKLPSAVQSILKRNPRVHWGIHAVQLKTGRVLVSMNADQYFVPASNMKLFSTAFALETLGTEHRFTTRVLSATPIDTQGSLAGDLILQGGGDPSLSSRRHPYQQENPFAEDRLLPLRELARQLRERGVRFIRGQIVGDDSMYKLDPIPNGWAADDGVFEYGAPVSALSFNDNIFGLRATSGATQLSPAVEYFSILNELRNVETLPRKVLASRAVGSRVLRLSGNIPPRAKEYSNDFAVDEPALYAATAFREVLLEEGIRVDGEAVVRHLAPATLESIELARRDSPPLPLLLQVVDKVSQNLHAELVLRAATQKRPLANFLQQTGIAEQDTNFEDGSGMSRLSLVTPKAVVQLLRYMSQQKNFELFRSLLPVGAQDGTLRNRFDRSPQAIRIQAKTGSLTHISALAGYADSKRHGPIAFQVIANNSNAPSQEVRAAIDRIALALLQ
- a CDS encoding radical SAM protein, with protein sequence MLRELGLVAKGLASTDHIVQAHIVPIRRCNIDCGYCNEYDDFSKPVPTEVMLERVRHLGRLGTTLITISGGEPLLHPDLDEIIREIKKTGAIAGMITNGYLLVEDRIKRLNAAGLDHLQISIDNIMPDEVSKKSLKVLDKKLQWLAQFAMFHVNINSVVGAGVKNPEDAYVIAQRAHELELSSTVGIIHDGSGQLRPLGAVERDVFHRIRNLSKRSYARLNKFQDAIADGRPNDWKCRAGARYIYVCEDGLVHYCSQQRGYPGVPISEYTLTDLRREYNTKKGCAPNCTVSCVHQTSMMDSWRDKQTLEPLDLPKKEAALVQIQASGR